The DNA window TTGCATAAAGGTAGGATGTATGGTTACCATGTTCAGGGTCTTACGTACGTAACAAGGACAGAATATTTTTCAATCTCCACATTAATTTGTCATCAGAAATTCTATGGATTACAAATGATTATTTTCAATTGAATGTACATCTGGGCACTCATTTGTAGCTGTTTCTTTGCTGCTGTACTTTGGAATTATCATGAAATTGTGATGATATATCATATCCTGTGGGAAACAACAACTTATCCAGAGTGGTCTGTTTAAGATTGTAAATGTCAGactttaattaaagaaaaattaaatagtTGAATGAATAGTTGTAGGCTTGCATGTGATTAATTGCATATATCTAGCAAAGTTAAAAAGATACTACTAATACTGACACCTCTAGTGTAGGTCATTGAATGCATTGTTGAACTGAAAATTGAATAGTtaacaattgaatatttataaaattcaataatttcaaaattgcatATGAATAGTGAAAATCCTAAAATTTCATATAATGGAAGGATTGTTAAACTGTAGACTTGAATACAGTATGTCAGAAATTTTAAAAGAGTAAATAGTTGAATTCATAATTGTAAACTTGCATACCATTGGAAAGATATCAAATTACAAGAGGGTATTAGATACCAACAATATTAGCACCAATGCAACACTAAAATGTACCAATATATACACTTATATCATGTTTGAAACATGGACAGACGAAAACCCATAAATtgcttttacttttttatcaaACTGGCTAATGATTAAATGTTCACTTTTCAAACTTCTGAAAATGTATCAGATGAAGTGGGATAGCCTCACATGTCATGGAattaaataaacataaatttgaagatgttttcagaaaaaaatgctaaaaagGAAGCACACACTATCACAAGCATATCTGACTGTTTCTTTTTTGCTCTTTCCCATATAGTCAAGCATGCAGTATATTGAAGACAAGCAATCAAGCAAGAACCTAAAACATCTAAGATTCCTGCAGAATAGATGCTGTCAATTGAAACTGTACACAGTACAATTAGCTAGATGGAAAGCCAGAGTGTACTtgttaaaactttgaaatatatacaaaatatgcatTATTTATGCTTTACCACTTTACAGCTCAGCTTGTGTTATTGCTTTCATTTCAGCATATGTTTTCTCcacattttcaatttcttgcACAGAAAATGGTCCACTGCCCACCAATGTAAGGGGTCCATCGATAACGAATTTGCCTAAAACCTTCTCAGAATCTGACCTTATAGGCCAATCATACATCTTAGATGCACTGCAAACTCTATGGAGAAACTTAAACAGATATTCCTCCCCATCTTTCTCAAGCAATCGTCCAATATAGAATTCGTTGTCATAGAAGACAGCATAATACTCTTCAAGGCAAATTTCAATCCCTCTTTGCTGTGGTTTTAGTAATGCCTCATGCTTGTTCTCTGGTAGGCAGACATCACAGAAGAGATCTTTTAAGACCTTTTCATTCAACACATCCAACTGTGTCTGGACAACTTCAGATTCATCATAATCTGTAATTtatgaaaagagcaaaaaaaaaattaaataggaAATATTCACTGGCTGTCTTCAATCTTGATGACTgcaatgaccaaccaaatggtATGGGCAATCCATAACAACTATTCCAGCATTTTTCATGAAGAAGTGAACTGAAAGTCGACGACTCACCCCACCCTCACGTTTGATTGGAGTTCACTGATAAGGAGTTTCAATCTAATTAATGAAATCAAGGCCCTTAATAAAGTTGAGTGACATATCATTTCCCATGAAAAGAAACACTGGAATATGCAACATCAAACATAACACTTCTGttgatgcattttgtttttgattctGCAAATAGAAGGAAATCTCTTTCAATGTCATGTTGCTTAGCACttaaaatttaagtaaaaagGGACTGACCCACTTTGTTGGATGTTAGTATGCCACCTGCATTACCCACTTCAGATAAGTCCCCTGTCTCAGATCTTTCAGATGATGATTTACCCACAGTTGCTCCAGTTGCATTATCAGTTGCACTCTCAAGTGTACAGACCGGAATCTCATCCATCTCAGCATGACCTACATCTGCAGCTTCCATATCACTGCTAGTAGTTGCTTCAAATGAAATCCCTTTAGCAGACATCTTGCATTCACTCCAAGACTTCACAAACTCCAGATTGATGCACGGTGCTACTGAGTTCAGATCCTGACAGGGTGAACAGAAGCATGAAAGACGCCTTTTGTGCAATTAGTATGGAGAGATCCCAGCTACAGCATGCAACTTTCGCGTTCCAGCCACAATGTCAACATTTGTTCTGGTTGGCCTTTCCCTCTGTATATCACCTTCCTTCACTAAGTAAAAAGTACGACGAGAGTGGTTGCACTATCCATCTGGTTTCACTGGTGCCTTAGCAAGATTTTTGGAGCAGAAGTCATAGAACTCCCAGGGTCCATCAATGGTGATGTTGACATCAGACTTCACTGACCTTGTGACTGCATTTTtaaccacccccaccctctccatcacATGGATTTTTTCCATGGCATGAGCCAAAGAAATGCCGCTCAACTTGCACGCCAAAATCTATGTTTCCAAATGAGATGTCAGCAAATCCTGTGCGAGATTTGTATTGTGCGCCACACCCATCAGTGAACTGGATCAGTCTGTTAAACTCCACTTTCCTCTCCACCTTCAGATGTGTGCAGGCCAGTTTACAGCAGTGGGTAACTGCATATGTTCATGTATGATATCCTCGCTTCCTGAGACATGGTTTGACGATATTCTTTCACTCGCTCAGTCTCTTTAGCTTGATACTGAACATAACATTCCTGATCAGCTTTTATGCGGCCTCGATACCTGCGCATATACATTGCTGCATTGCTAAAACCAGTTGTTCGTTGTCCTTCAATATCCTCTAGTTGAGGTACCTTCCTGTTTAAGGAACGAAGGCGAATTTTCAGGCTCATATTACCTGAAAAgagaataatttgtaaaacatTATATCCTGGAGCAAATAAGGTaacattttccattttaatattgaagttaaggaaaagacaaaacttggtttgtttcaaaatacaggagaaagttgtaatccatggtaTGGTAGAAGAAAGTTTCAAACCTTCAATACAGGAGTGTCAATTTCAATGGTGAAATTGTTGCCTCCTTTTAAATTAAAGAGATTTGTCATCCACTGGAATTTGCCAATGATGTTATTTGTGTTTGATAACAGTTAGAGCTTACATGATAATTAAAAGCAGCCTGTAGGTAAATACGTGTAAAGACAGATGCACctcatgcatatattatattgtaagcTGCCTTATATGGAAGAATGTTGTGTATGGAATTAGGCTGTTTTGAGATAAAAGAATCTACCACCAGAATTTTTAATCAGAGGTCCCAAGATACTGACATTTGGTGGCTAACTCCCTAATTAGGCCAGCCTGTCCCTGAGAACAATAAATACACTGTGGGTTCTTTAGGCCATAGATGGTTCTTCTCATTAAAGCAATTACGATGAACATGCCCATTTTCAGTCCTCGCGGATCAAACTCAATGGTAAGTTTTAATTAGAAAGCAAGACGATACATGTTGATTGtcgttttttgtttgtaataaaaatgagagttcaataaacaaaaatatatatatattttttttaaattagacctaggcaggcctagcctacacaTTATATGCATCAGTAATGAGAAAACCCAGTGTTAGGCTTCGCCTACGTGTCGGCCTAGTTGCAAATTAAAATACGTAATAAAACATGAAGCATCGTCAATTGTCTGTACTGCATTTGTATAAAACCTAGGCTAGATCTGCACGAAAATATAACGCTACCCTTAACGTTAGGCTAGTAGGCCTAAGTTAGTACTCAACCAGGGAAGATACTAACGTTCGTAAAACAGACCGACTGGGCAAATATGTCTCACCACAGTTAGATTCGAACGTGAGCTTTTTCAATTGAAGCCTAGCATGCAGGTCTAACCTAACCTTTGCTTAATGAAATATTGTTAACGTTATATTTACGGAATCATCGTATGCACTCAGTTCATTTACATCGGTACGTCGACATTAGATTATACATCAAAATACCGAAATCATGCTAACGTTCACACGAGTGACCGAATCTGAAATCTGTCTACCAACAATTACGTTTGaacgtaggcctaggctagttcaTTTTAACGAAACTGCTATTGAATTGCACTTCAATGCCAATGCGAGATGAACATTCGTGCCCAGTAAACATTTAGCAAGTTTCATGGTATTATCATGCACCTTTACATCGAACTAAATGAATAATGGAGGTCTTTTGCCAACGTTCGTAACTTCAGACAGATTGACTCAATCTGTCTGCAGTTACGTGCATTAGTAGTGTTTTCTGTCTCACTTAGTGCAATTATACCAAAGGCGGCAACTGCATCTACGAGTCTGCTCACCTAGCGGTGTAAGAACTTTCACTTACTGAGTGAGAAGTCTCTAAATTGAACCATACCTTGATCACATTGCAAAGTGCTTTATTTTCGGTAAAATTGGTAGTGATTTCGAACGCTCGTAATTTGACTTGCGCTCGTAACTTACCGAGATTCAGAAGACAGATCACAAACTTCCCTCCATGGTTTTAAAAGTCGGTGGCTGACCAGGGTTGTTGTTTTCTCTGAAATACGCATGCGCCCAAGGATGTTTATCATACTAAACACTCACAGGATCGAATGCGCGATTTCCGTGAAAAGTGATTTAAAAGTACGTTCGAACGTAAGCTCTCTTGGACAGATTTTTTAAAAGCTAATTTGGCCGTCGTTTTCCGGGGGATTGGAAGACTCAACTCCCTCAAAACCATGTTCATTACTGAGATACGATGTTGTAACAAGGCACAACATTTTATCTCCGCCAAATGTTTTTAGATTACTTTACTCATGGGGCAAGTTACGCTCGTAACTGTTAGGACAGATGTCAATTACGaacgtttatatatttttgtgtggTCATTTTCTCAATTTTCACGAGTTGGACAAGAAAGAAGACAACAACAGCATTCAGATGATTGAATTCTTTAATCATTATGATACATTACATTGGTCATTTTTGTaactaaaacataaaacaagtgGATTAAAAATCTCCATTAATGCTCTGTCACATATTCCTTGCACAAATTGGTGAGACATgcaaagagtttttttttaaataattaccAATGAATTGACATAAAGACTTTCAACTGTTAACACTATTTTGCAATATTAAAGTATGGCATCAAATACTTTAAACCATGCAGTTTGTTACTGCCAGGAAGCTTTGTAGACCGATTTCCAACAAGGCTTTGCAGTAACATACATAAGTACCCCATTAGTGTGGAATGGccctttttctttttggaaaacattttatttgaatttttttcaaatatattctaTCAGGACCAGAGCAGTTTTATCTCAGATCTATCTAAAATATTTACTTGGATTAAAGAAAGATAGGGATTAATTTTTAAAGAAGTTTGGAGATTAAAAGAATTCAAGAAATTGGTTAAATTATTGGTAATGAAAAAAACTGATCTACAAGACTTTAAGCTAGAAGATACAGCTCTGACATTCTATAACAAAGCCCAAACTACACAACCCAAACCTAACGAGGATTCGCAGAGAGTATTGATTGGGTAAGCAGACCGTTGTCCCAGACAGGTGTAGCAAACAATaaactttacatatatatcagcTGGGGTACGCTCATGGCtttgttcatttcattcataTCTAACACACTGGGCTGTGCAAGGACTACTACATTATTTACACTAAGGTTACCCATTGATTAGCCACAGACAGGAACATACTATGTAAATAGGCccaagtaaacaacaacaggGTGATTGCATAACACAGTCTGCTGCACTGGGTGCCAAACAAAGAGAGTAAATTAGGTTTTACTTTAGTTGCAACTCTTGAAATTAGTTCTTATAGCATAGCTTGAAATCGCAAAGCCCTAAGCTTAAGCTGACAGTACGGTACAAATGGCCATTAATTACTAAATAGCAAGCTTAGAGTATGTTCGGAGGGTGTTGGGCGGGGAGGTGGGAGGTGTTATTGGCTGCAGGAGTTTGGGAAGGACATACTGCAGTctgaatgacaacaaaatgttgGTCATCAGGACACCTTCAATATTTATTCACACAAGATCAGAGCACTGACCCACAGCAGTGATGTTGAACAAGAGCATCAGAGcgtaaataaataataaaatccCACCTTTCTGGCAAAATACTACCCTTGTGTGCACTCAGACCTACTTGTACTTTAGAGCCTACAGTGCTACACatgccaaaaaaacaaaaaaattggggATGCTACTGTAATATGATACTGACTGTTGATTGAAAAAGTAGCTTATCTTTGTTATGTACTGTAAGAGACATATCTGTGGTTGTCTTTTTCACACCAAATTGTTTCCTCAGGTGAGAAGTAATTGTGTGAAGACTTAGCCTTTAGTCTTCACCGACACCTACAACACATTGATCTTAACACTTTGCACTTAATAGTATATAATGAAGCAAACCAACCCAGAATTTTTTCCACTCTTTCTGTCAGATTTGATCGGTGAATTTCTCACGTTATCTGTACCCAATGGTTGTGATAGCCCATTAAAGCGACAGGGTTTCACATAGCTAATTTACTGTATGTGTAGAACAGTATCAGGACCTCCAATGACTATTGTACCAAATTACTAGAGAAAGCGGAAGGGGTGTGGTGGAAAGCATTTCAACCAACAATGTACAGTGAGGCAGATGTACATAAACTGTTGAATTGTATTTTTATTCAGTTACATACCACCCATATAATTGGACACAAATGCATTTACCCCCAatacaaattttttttatattgtaaaA is part of the Apostichopus japonicus isolate 1M-3 chromosome 22, ASM3797524v1, whole genome shotgun sequence genome and encodes:
- the LOC139964354 gene encoding uncharacterized protein; its protein translation is MSAKGISFEATTSSDMEAADVGHAEMDEIPVCTLESATDNATGATVGKSSSERSETGDLSEVGNAGGILTSNKVDYDESEVVQTQLDVLNEKVLKDLFCDVCLPENKHEALLKPQQRGIEICLEEYYAVFYDNEFYIGRLLEKDGEEYLFKFLHRVCSASKMYDWPIRSDSEKVLGKFVIDGPLTLVGSGPFSVQEIENVEKTYAEMKAITQAEL